The Synchiropus splendidus isolate RoL2022-P1 chromosome 1, RoL_Sspl_1.0, whole genome shotgun sequence genome includes a window with the following:
- the rx1 gene encoding retinal homeobox protein Rx1, with product MHLSLDTMSMVDDSCLSPSNFHELGKGGGVTMGGRVHSIDVILGFSKDQDSLLGSAGAPGPQKVDIDALAESGKQQEHPSYSGHHSSLRNSSSEQQQYHDTGLFTNKCEEELSERRKSVDSDDCKSPDPCKDSQPKKKHRRNRTTFTTYQLHELERAFEKSHYPDVYSREELAMKVNLPEVRVQVWFQNRRAKWRRQEKMDANTMKLHDSPMLSFNRPAPVHTSMGPMSNSLPLDPWLTSPLSSATPVHSIPGFMGPPQGLQPSYSSHSFLNSAPHPHQAMGQGMQSMAPPPYQCPAPYNDKFPLEDIDQRSSSIAALRMKAKEHIQSMDKTWQPM from the exons ATGCATTTATCACTGGATACCATGAGCATGGTGGACGACAGCTGCCTCTCACCCAGCAACTTCCACGAACTGGGGAAAGGTGGGGGCGTCACCATGGGGGGCCGAGTCCACAGCATTGATGTCATCCTCGGCTTCAGCAAAGACCAGGATTCCCTGCTCGGCTCCGCCGGGGCACCAGGGCCTCAGAAAGTGGACATAGATGCCTTGGCGGAGTCTGGGAAGCAGCAGGAGCATCCGTCCTACAGTGGGCACCACTCCTCGCTCAGGAACAGCagctcagagcagcagcagtacCACG ACACAGGCTTATTCACCAACAAGTGCGAGGAGGAGCTGAGCGAGCGCAGGAAGAGCGTGGACAGTGACGATTGCAAGTCTCCAGACCCATGCAAGGACAGTCAGCCCAAGAAGAAACACAGACGGAACCGGACCACCTTCACTACCTACCAGCTTCATGAGCTGGAGCGTGCCTTTGAGAAGTCCCACTACCCAGATGTATACAGCCGTGAGGAGCTGGCCATGAAGGTCAACCTCCCTGAAGTCAGAGTGCAG GTGTGGTTTCAGAACCGAAGAGCCAAATGGCGTCGTCAGGAAAAGATGGATGCCAACACCATGAAGCTCCATGACTCACCAATGCTGTCTTTCAACCGCCCGGCGCCAGTTCACACCAGCATGGGACCCATGTCAAACTCGCTCCCCCTGGACCCGTGGCTGACCTCACCCTTGTCCAGCGCCACACCGGTCCACAGCATACCCGGATTCATGGGTCCACCACAAGGCCTCCAGCCCAGCTACTCCAGCCACAGCTTCCTCAACTCGGCTCCGCATCCTCACCAAGCCATGGGGCAGGGGATGCAGAGTATGGCGCCGCCACCTTACCAGTGTCCCGCACCGTACAATGACAAATTTCCCCTTGAGGACATAGACCAGCGTAGCTCCAGTATAGCAGCACTGAGAATGAAGGCCAAGGAACACATCCAGTCAATGGACAAGACCTGGCAACCCATGTGA